In the genome of Sulfurihydrogenibium subterraneum DSM 15120, one region contains:
- a CDS encoding DUF2249 domain-containing protein — MEEKVLDVRKIIPFERHELIFKTFEELKPNESFILINDHDPKPLYYQFKYEQEGKFQWEYLQQGPDLWKVKITKT, encoded by the coding sequence ATGGAAGAAAAAGTTTTGGATGTAAGAAAAATTATACCTTTTGAAAGACATGAACTTATTTTTAAAACATTTGAAGAGTTAAAACCAAACGAGTCCTTTATTCTTATTAATGATCATGACCCAAAACCACTTTACTACCAGTTTAAATATGAACAAGAGGGTAAGTTTCAATGGGAGTACTTACAACAGGGACCTGATTTATGGAAAGTTAAAATAACAAAAACTTAA
- a CDS encoding nitric-oxide reductase large subunit: MAEERSYKKWFVTFLIGLIVAVLLFTGFTVYQIKNVPPIPQEVKGATGTLYTYDDVVQGKAYFQKYVLMDQGSILGNGGYIGPDYTAMMLDKKIRHLEEIYSQKMLSKSFDSLNPAEKAYVDGLVKKDMREVSVLKPDTTQITPEHEQAFLKAKQELVEFLTKGNPNYSLIGGIIKPEEAEKIAAFVDWSALVAASPRPGSNLTYTNNWPPEPRIGLTASFSSLAWSLVAVMAIWTLTIVVLWAFYDYFMKFNGDKPEPSLTITSLTPMQQKVLKFVPLVPLFFFLQVVMGGYLAHLYADPAHSWIIPQSLLPFNAARSFHLNLAVLWIAIGWLAGGLFIAPLVTKGKDFKFPIAVDILWIALVIVGLGGLAGLWLGALGKLPDNLWFWLGNEGREYIELGRLWDIGIVVGLVLWFSIVFFTIRKAEKITPPLQMIIWSSFAIAVLYLAGMAPLTKIMPNFTVDDYFRWWVVHLWVENTFELFAAGTMAFLTVALGLVSVRFATIMMFFEAFLIVATGTIGTGHHYFWMGENEMWIAWGGVLSSLEPLPLVILMVEAYKEYAHVSHKDFPFRMAFIWLAGSAFLNWLGAGFYGMIVNLPIVNYYEHGTYFGMAHGHVALLGAFGYVAIAFLYFIVRANALAKGLHWDEKLSNLAFGLTTAGIFFYAIPTMVIGTKQFQWAYEIGYWAARTREVLEGLGFWMWIRIVPDAMILIGSALILVDIIYKLYLSQKESVSYKTSP, from the coding sequence ATGGCTGAAGAAAGGTCTTACAAGAAGTGGTTCGTGACATTTCTGATAGGCCTGATTGTTGCTGTTTTACTTTTTACAGGCTTTACTGTCTATCAGATTAAAAACGTTCCACCTATTCCACAGGAGGTGAAAGGGGCTACTGGAACGCTTTACACTTATGATGATGTAGTTCAGGGAAAAGCTTACTTTCAAAAGTACGTTCTTATGGATCAAGGATCTATCCTCGGCAATGGAGGATACATAGGGCCTGATTACACTGCAATGATGTTGGACAAAAAAATAAGACATTTGGAGGAAATTTACTCACAAAAAATGTTATCAAAATCTTTTGATTCCTTAAATCCAGCTGAAAAAGCTTATGTTGATGGACTTGTTAAAAAAGATATGAGAGAAGTATCTGTATTAAAGCCAGATACAACCCAGATTACTCCTGAGCATGAACAAGCTTTTTTAAAAGCAAAACAAGAATTAGTTGAATTTCTAACAAAAGGAAATCCTAATTACTCTTTAATTGGAGGAATTATCAAACCGGAAGAAGCAGAAAAGATTGCTGCATTCGTTGATTGGTCTGCCTTGGTTGCTGCATCACCCAGACCTGGTAGTAACCTAACATACACAAACAACTGGCCGCCAGAACCAAGAATTGGATTAACTGCTTCTTTCTCGTCATTAGCATGGTCATTAGTTGCAGTAATGGCTATATGGACATTAACAATAGTGGTTTTATGGGCATTTTATGATTACTTTATGAAATTTAACGGGGATAAACCGGAGCCTTCCTTAACTATAACATCTTTAACACCTATGCAACAAAAAGTTTTAAAGTTTGTCCCGTTAGTTCCACTGTTCTTTTTCTTACAGGTGGTTATGGGAGGATATTTAGCGCACCTATACGCAGATCCTGCTCACAGCTGGATAATTCCACAATCATTATTACCTTTTAACGCAGCAAGATCTTTCCATTTAAACTTAGCAGTTCTTTGGATTGCTATTGGTTGGTTAGCTGGTGGGTTATTTATAGCACCGTTAGTTACAAAAGGAAAAGACTTTAAATTCCCGATAGCTGTAGATATACTTTGGATTGCACTTGTTATTGTCGGACTTGGAGGATTGGCGGGATTATGGTTAGGAGCTTTAGGAAAACTCCCAGATAATCTTTGGTTTTGGCTTGGTAATGAAGGAAGAGAGTATATTGAATTAGGTAGGTTATGGGATATTGGAATAGTAGTTGGACTTGTCCTATGGTTTTCGATAGTATTCTTTACAATAAGAAAAGCTGAAAAGATTACTCCACCACTTCAGATGATTATATGGTCTTCTTTTGCGATAGCTGTTTTATATCTTGCTGGTATGGCACCCCTAACAAAAATAATGCCAAACTTTACTGTTGATGATTACTTTAGATGGTGGGTCGTTCATCTTTGGGTTGAAAATACTTTTGAACTTTTTGCAGCTGGAACTATGGCATTTTTAACTGTTGCTTTAGGTCTTGTCAGTGTTAGATTTGCAACAATTATGATGTTCTTTGAAGCATTCTTAATAGTTGCTACAGGTACCATTGGAACGGGACACCATTATTTCTGGATGGGAGAAAATGAGATGTGGATTGCTTGGGGTGGTGTACTTTCATCTCTTGAGCCTTTACCACTTGTTATACTGATGGTTGAAGCATACAAAGAGTACGCTCATGTATCTCATAAAGATTTTCCATTTAGAATGGCATTTATCTGGCTTGCTGGTTCTGCTTTTTTAAACTGGTTAGGAGCAGGATTTTATGGAATGATAGTAAATTTACCTATAGTTAACTATTATGAACACGGAACCTACTTTGGAATGGCACATGGACACGTTGCATTGCTTGGTGCGTTTGGCTATGTAGCAATAGCATTCTTATATTTTATTGTTAGGGCAAATGCTTTAGCAAAAGGTCTTCACTGGGATGAAAAGCTTTCAAACCTTGCCTTTGGATTAACAACAGCTGGAATATTCTTCTATGCAATTCCTACAATGGTTATTGGAACTAAACAATTTCAATGGGCATACGAAATAGGATATTGGGCTGCGAGAACAAGAGAAGTATTAGAAGGTTTAGGATTTTGGATGTGGATTAGAATAGTACCAGATGCGATGATATTAATAGGAAGTGCTTTAATTTTAGTGGATATTATTTATAAGCTTTACCTCTCTCAAAAAGAATCTGTATCATATAAGACATCTCCATAA
- a CDS encoding complex I NDUFA9 subunit family protein, protein MKVLIYGSTGFVGRYVVKQMINKVELYLAVRNESKVKSIFGDYIKAIKLTDKIENPIFEVNPDVVINLIGILKESKDNTFEYTHYEIPKRLIDASKSVNLKKFIQMSALGADINSKSRYQKTKAMAEQYLISSGLDYVIFRPSIIFGKEQKLFEDFKKYSKIAPFFLAPCDAKVQPVNVYDVAECFEKATTTDVKNEIFELCGNKVVNYKELFEFALKYLNIKRPVIPVPKKAFLFMIPAFSLMPDPIMTLDQYYMLQEDNVCSGNYKGVKDLLGSVRDAFVF, encoded by the coding sequence ATGAAAGTTTTAATCTATGGTTCCACTGGCTTTGTAGGAAGGTATGTTGTAAAGCAGATGATTAATAAAGTAGAGCTATATTTAGCTGTGAGGAATGAAAGTAAAGTAAAGAGCATTTTTGGAGATTACATAAAAGCTATAAAATTAACCGATAAAATCGAAAATCCTATTTTTGAAGTTAATCCAGACGTTGTCATAAACCTTATAGGTATTCTAAAAGAAAGTAAAGATAACACCTTTGAATATACCCACTATGAAATACCAAAAAGACTTATAGATGCTTCAAAAAGTGTTAATCTTAAAAAGTTTATTCAAATGTCAGCCTTAGGAGCTGATATAAACTCAAAAAGTAGATATCAAAAAACTAAAGCGATGGCAGAGCAGTATTTAATATCCAGTGGTCTTGATTACGTTATATTTAGGCCTTCAATAATATTTGGGAAAGAGCAGAAACTGTTTGAAGATTTTAAAAAGTACAGTAAAATAGCACCTTTTTTCTTAGCACCTTGCGACGCAAAAGTTCAGCCTGTTAACGTTTACGATGTAGCAGAATGTTTTGAAAAAGCCACCACAACAGATGTAAAAAATGAGATTTTTGAGCTTTGTGGTAATAAAGTAGTAAACTATAAAGAGCTATTTGAGTTTGCATTAAAATACCTAAACATAAAAAGACCTGTTATACCTGTTCCAAAGAAAGCATTTTTATTTATGATACCTGCATTTTCTTTAATGCCTGACCCTATAATGACACTTGACCAGTATTATATGCTACAGGAAGATAACGTTTGCAGTGGAAATTATAAAGGAGTAAAAGACTTACTTGGAAGTGTAAGAGATGCTTTTGTTTTTTAA
- the murI gene encoding glutamate racemase → MSIGIFDSGIGGLTVFKEVAENFPSADIYYLGDTARVPYGNKSKETIIRYSIECATYLYHNFNVDLLIIACNTASSYALETLKKILPIPIIGVVKPGAETAIRYTKNKKVGVIGTVATVKSQSYVNELKNLDNSLEIYQKPCPLFVPLVEEGWTDNEIAKLTVKEYLQELVEKGIDTLILGCTHYPLLKNTIKSLYPHLNIVDSSIAIVDHIKSLNLNFKGNGVRKIFITDESHAFNNFKKILIGDVRTEKIELSDLCSL, encoded by the coding sequence ATGTCCATTGGAATATTTGATTCAGGAATAGGTGGATTAACAGTATTTAAAGAAGTTGCAGAAAATTTTCCAAGTGCAGATATTTACTATTTAGGAGATACTGCAAGAGTTCCTTATGGAAACAAATCAAAAGAAACAATAATAAGATATTCTATTGAGTGTGCTACATACCTTTACCATAACTTTAATGTAGACCTTTTGATAATAGCCTGTAATACAGCTTCTTCCTATGCTCTGGAAACTTTAAAAAAAATCCTACCTATTCCTATAATAGGCGTTGTAAAACCTGGAGCTGAAACTGCTATAAGGTACACAAAAAACAAAAAAGTTGGAGTGATAGGTACAGTTGCAACTGTAAAAAGTCAATCTTATGTAAATGAGCTGAAAAATTTAGACAACTCGTTAGAAATCTATCAAAAACCTTGTCCTTTGTTTGTGCCACTGGTAGAAGAAGGCTGGACTGATAACGAAATAGCAAAGCTAACGGTAAAAGAATACTTGCAAGAGTTGGTAGAAAAAGGTATAGATACTCTTATACTTGGTTGTACCCACTATCCCCTTTTGAAAAATACAATCAAATCTCTATATCCTCATCTAAACATAGTTGACTCATCTATAGCGATAGTTGACCATATAAAAAGTTTAAATTTAAATTTTAAAGGAAACGGAGTTAGAAAAATATTCATTACAGACGAATCCCACGCCTTTAATAATTTTAAAAAAATCCTAATAGGAGATGTAAGGACAGAAAAGATAGAGCTGTCTGATTTATGCTCCCTTTAA
- the rsfS gene encoding ribosome silencing factor, protein MEALDILKKIVEKAEEKKGEDIVALEIGKVSPIADYMVILSGSVPVHTRAICDNIIAGLKEYGVIPQHLEGYNEGRWIAIDYGDIMVNIFLPEIRDYYKLEWLWSDAPRVEINSTVKES, encoded by the coding sequence ATGGAAGCGTTGGATATTTTAAAAAAGATTGTAGAAAAAGCAGAAGAGAAAAAAGGAGAGGATATAGTAGCTTTAGAAATAGGAAAAGTGTCTCCTATTGCAGATTACATGGTTATTCTATCTGGAAGTGTGCCAGTTCATACAAGGGCTATATGTGATAACATAATTGCAGGTTTAAAAGAGTATGGTGTAATCCCACAACATTTAGAAGGTTATAACGAAGGAAGATGGATAGCCATAGATTATGGAGATATTATGGTAAACATATTTTTGCCAGAGATAAGAGATTACTACAAACTTGAGTGGCTATGGTCTGACGCTCCAAGAGTAGAAATTAACTCAACAGTTAAGGAAAGTTAA
- a CDS encoding outer membrane protein assembly factor BamD yields the protein MKKIVFLGILSAFMFSCGSKTEVYIGQEKLSKGLTLYQKGDYKKAKEELKNAIFKSEGLTPAQLMEARFALADSYYNREEYVDAIVEFEEFIALFPTSPKIPEALYKLAMSYMFVSPDYKRDLTYVNKAEEKAQEIIDSYPDSKYVAAAKEIIKKVNEIKAKHTLYIAETYEKYGKPYSAAVYYQEAYSKYKDYIQKDYVIYKLAYNLINSQYQYTHEIENYKQQIKELEKKIDQEKDLEAKNVLINRKKLLEQHLNNLIERINNSKEKAKEMIASFDKAFPESPYKQQMKNLENESKLQNLLKKLQF from the coding sequence ATGAAAAAAATTGTTTTTTTAGGCATTTTATCGGCTTTTATGTTTTCTTGCGGTAGCAAAACAGAAGTTTACATAGGTCAAGAAAAGTTATCAAAAGGTTTAACTCTATATCAAAAAGGAGATTACAAAAAAGCAAAAGAAGAGTTAAAAAACGCAATATTCAAGTCGGAAGGTCTTACACCTGCACAGCTTATGGAAGCAAGATTTGCTTTGGCAGACTCTTATTACAACAGAGAGGAGTATGTAGATGCTATAGTTGAGTTTGAAGAGTTTATTGCCCTTTTCCCAACTTCACCTAAAATCCCAGAAGCTCTATACAAACTTGCAATGTCCTATATGTTTGTATCCCCTGATTACAAAAGGGACTTAACATACGTAAACAAAGCAGAAGAAAAAGCACAAGAGATAATAGACAGTTATCCAGACAGCAAATATGTAGCAGCTGCGAAAGAAATAATAAAGAAAGTAAACGAAATAAAGGCAAAGCATACATTATACATAGCAGAGACCTATGAAAAGTATGGCAAACCCTACTCAGCTGCAGTTTACTATCAAGAAGCATACAGTAAGTACAAAGATTACATACAAAAAGACTACGTAATATACAAGCTCGCTTACAACTTAATAAACTCCCAATATCAGTACACCCATGAAATTGAAAACTACAAACAACAGATAAAAGAGTTAGAGAAAAAGATAGACCAAGAGAAAGACTTAGAGGCAAAAAACGTTTTAATAAACAGAAAAAAGCTTTTAGAACAGCATCTTAACAATCTCATAGAGAGAATAAACAACTCAAAAGAGAAAGCAAAAGAGATGATAGCATCATTTGATAAAGCTTTTCCAGAGTCTCCTTACAAACAGCAAATGAAAAATCTTGAAAATGAAAGTAAATTGCAAAATTTATTAAAAAAACTTCAATTTTAA
- a CDS encoding Rne/Rng family ribonuclease → MDRKLIITTGTKKIFYLILEDNVPVELKIEDIEISKQTGNIYKGKVLSYSSAMEAYFVDIGEDKEAFLPSKDVCEEECKNLKKGSVILVQVKRSPVSTKGAKLSCKLSLPGKFLVLLPQNKGKISISSKYEDQEIRDSLKNRISNLIKDYNPDNYGIIIRTSAINSTDEEILEDFEFLKELWSNIQKDAEKKKAPALIYEEPFKAFTILRDYAANFSEIISDDIKLLKQIKEFLNNNFPNNTIKITPYRKRKESLYFAYGIDKLINKILSPYAYLKSGAYLVIQETEALVVIDVNSGSCHKQKNLEETAFKINTEAVKEIVRQIRLRDLAGIIIIDFIDMTEKDHKEKLLELLKEEFRKDKRPVKIKGLTQLGLVELSRKKLEESIVKQLSQSCQTCYGKGYLRSEDILLFELEKTLLKAKPFVKLKLMINPKLSNGVNQLLESLNLKEFVEIEYNNKMHIDKFEVEKVL, encoded by the coding sequence TTGGATAGAAAGCTTATCATTACAACAGGAACAAAAAAAATTTTTTACCTTATATTAGAAGATAACGTTCCTGTTGAACTTAAAATTGAAGATATAGAGATATCAAAACAAACAGGCAACATATATAAAGGAAAAGTTTTATCTTACAGCTCAGCAATGGAAGCCTACTTTGTAGACATAGGAGAAGACAAAGAGGCTTTTTTACCCAGTAAAGACGTATGTGAAGAAGAGTGTAAAAATCTAAAAAAAGGCTCTGTAATCCTCGTTCAGGTAAAAAGGTCTCCTGTAAGTACAAAAGGAGCAAAACTATCCTGTAAACTTTCCCTGCCAGGAAAGTTTTTAGTTTTACTCCCACAAAATAAAGGAAAAATTTCAATATCTTCAAAATACGAAGACCAAGAAATAAGAGATTCCTTAAAAAATCGTATAAGTAATCTCATAAAAGACTACAACCCTGATAATTATGGAATAATAATAAGAACTTCTGCAATAAATTCTACAGATGAAGAGATATTAGAAGATTTTGAGTTTTTAAAAGAGTTATGGAGCAACATTCAAAAAGATGCAGAAAAAAAGAAAGCGCCAGCACTTATTTACGAAGAACCATTTAAAGCTTTTACCATCTTAAGAGACTATGCAGCAAACTTTTCAGAGATAATATCTGACGACATAAAACTTCTAAAACAGATAAAAGAGTTTTTAAACAACAACTTCCCAAACAATACCATAAAAATCACACCATACAGAAAAAGAAAAGAATCTCTATACTTTGCATACGGTATAGATAAACTAATAAATAAAATACTTTCACCTTACGCATACCTAAAAAGCGGAGCTTACCTTGTAATACAAGAGACAGAAGCGTTGGTTGTTATAGATGTAAACAGTGGAAGCTGTCATAAGCAAAAAAACCTTGAAGAAACAGCATTTAAAATAAACACAGAAGCTGTAAAAGAGATAGTAAGGCAAATAAGACTTAGAGATTTAGCAGGAATAATAATAATAGACTTTATAGATATGACAGAGAAAGACCATAAAGAAAAACTTCTTGAATTACTAAAAGAAGAATTTAGAAAAGACAAAAGACCTGTAAAAATAAAAGGATTAACCCAGCTTGGTTTAGTAGAACTTTCAAGAAAAAAGTTAGAAGAAAGTATAGTAAAACAACTTTCTCAGTCTTGCCAAACATGCTACGGAAAAGGATATTTAAGGTCTGAAGATATATTACTTTTTGAACTTGAAAAAACGTTGCTTAAAGCCAAACCATTTGTTAAATTAAAACTTATGATAAACCCAAAGCTATCAAACGGAGTAAATCAACTTTTAGAAAGTCTAAACCTTAAGGAGTTTGTAGAAATAGAGTATAATAATAAAATGCACATAGATAAGTTTGAGGTTGAAAAAGTATTATGA
- a CDS encoding ABC transporter ATP-binding protein gives MIKVENLKVKFTLDNQTVEALKGVSFHLNQGEILSIVGESGSGKSVSCNAIMGLLPSYTKVEGNIIIDGKNIKDLSKEEIRRLRGSVVSMVFQEPSAVLNPLLPVGEQILETVLAHKDMSYKEAKDLVLKTMEAVKIPDPERRFYQYPHELSGGLKQRVVIATAVVNKPKYILADEPTTALDVTTAASILSLFQDLKQTYNIGILSITHDLGVVAQIADRVVVMYKGEIMEEGDVYQIFDNPKSEYTKKLLSSRVYL, from the coding sequence GTGATAAAAGTTGAAAATCTAAAAGTAAAGTTTACTCTTGACAATCAAACAGTGGAGGCTCTGAAAGGAGTCTCCTTTCATCTAAATCAAGGTGAGATTCTATCAATCGTTGGAGAGTCAGGTTCTGGAAAAAGTGTAAGCTGTAATGCCATAATGGGTCTTCTTCCTTCTTATACAAAGGTTGAAGGAAATATAATTATAGACGGCAAAAACATAAAAGACCTATCAAAAGAGGAAATTAGAAGATTAAGAGGTAGTGTTGTATCAATGGTTTTTCAAGAGCCATCAGCAGTTTTAAATCCACTACTTCCAGTAGGAGAACAGATATTAGAAACAGTGTTGGCACACAAAGACATGTCTTATAAAGAAGCAAAAGATTTAGTTTTAAAAACTATGGAAGCTGTAAAAATTCCAGACCCAGAAAGACGATTTTACCAATACCCTCACGAATTATCTGGAGGTCTTAAACAAAGAGTCGTAATAGCTACAGCTGTAGTAAACAAACCTAAATACATATTAGCAGATGAACCAACAACAGCTTTAGACGTCACAACAGCAGCTAGCATTTTATCCCTTTTTCAAGATTTAAAACAAACATACAACATTGGAATACTGTCTATAACCCATGACCTTGGAGTAGTCGCCCAGATAGCTGATAGAGTTGTTGTAATGTATAAAGGAGAGATTATGGAAGAGGGTGATGTTTACCAGATATTTGACAACCCAAAATCAGAATACACCAAAAAACTCCTATCATCGAGAGTTTATTTGTAA
- a CDS encoding DsbC family protein — MKLKMFLVGLMTAGTTVFAAESCLGGGSSKVSTAQVQKALSGILGNAKVVSVSDSPISGLYEVVIETGNKKVPIYVDCNLKYLVNGEIIDVNKKVSLTRERFQQLQSQVNSEKEAKLAKILGKDKVEMLKKEGLIDLINFVDTKNLPKSNITYGSGNNIVYVFTDPQCPFCAKLHQEIEKVLKNRKDVKFEMVLYPLPFHKHARGISENIECQKDNNAKQNILNRSFESVAKGDEAGLSSIDKSCQSAKGTIDKNLQYAQSVGINGTPTIVFPNKGIAVSGAIPAETLNKLIDALK, encoded by the coding sequence ATGAAGTTAAAGATGTTTTTAGTTGGACTAATGACCGCAGGAACAACTGTTTTTGCAGCAGAAAGTTGTCTTGGAGGTGGAAGTAGTAAAGTAAGTACTGCTCAAGTACAAAAAGCATTATCTGGAATTTTAGGAAATGCAAAAGTCGTAAGTGTTTCTGACTCACCTATATCTGGACTTTACGAAGTTGTAATAGAAACAGGCAACAAAAAAGTGCCTATTTACGTTGATTGCAATCTTAAATACTTAGTAAATGGTGAAATTATAGACGTAAACAAAAAAGTAAGTCTTACAAGAGAAAGATTTCAACAACTCCAATCTCAAGTAAACTCTGAAAAAGAAGCTAAATTGGCAAAAATTTTAGGTAAAGATAAAGTAGAAATGCTAAAAAAGGAAGGACTTATAGACCTTATAAACTTTGTTGACACAAAAAATTTACCTAAATCTAACATTACCTACGGTAGTGGTAATAATATAGTTTACGTATTTACAGACCCACAATGTCCTTTCTGTGCAAAATTACATCAAGAGATAGAAAAAGTTTTAAAAAACAGAAAAGATGTGAAATTTGAAATGGTGCTGTATCCTCTACCATTCCATAAGCACGCAAGAGGTATATCAGAAAACATAGAGTGTCAAAAAGATAACAACGCAAAACAAAATATACTTAACAGATCTTTTGAAAGTGTAGCAAAGGGAGATGAAGCAGGATTATCTTCTATAGATAAATCTTGTCAATCAGCTAAAGGAACAATAGATAAAAATCTTCAGTACGCTCAATCAGTAGGAATAAACGGAACACCTACGATAGTTTTTCCAAATAAAGGTATCGCAGTATCAGGTGCAATACCAGCAGAAACTTTAAACAAACTTATAGACGCTTTAAAGTGA
- a CDS encoding 3'-5' exonuclease: MIDLLKRLKKELLKKKLKDKEFLFLFDNPPEDEYVVFDTETTGLNPKTDDILSIGAVKIKQNRILLKDRFYTVVKPEKDINEETIKIHGLRKKDLENGIPLKKAIKEFLKFIGSRPLVGYYIDFDVAMINKYTKKIIGIPLPNEKIEVSGMYYDYKIGTIPQGFVDLRFDSILKDLNIPSFGKHDALNDAIMTGLIFLKLNSKN; the protein is encoded by the coding sequence ATGATAGATTTATTAAAACGCTTAAAAAAAGAACTTTTAAAGAAAAAGCTTAAAGACAAAGAGTTCTTATTTCTTTTTGATAACCCACCAGAAGATGAATACGTAGTTTTTGATACAGAAACAACAGGCTTAAACCCAAAAACAGATGATATCCTGTCTATTGGAGCTGTAAAGATTAAACAAAATAGAATCCTTCTAAAAGATAGATTTTACACAGTAGTAAAACCTGAAAAAGATATTAACGAAGAAACAATAAAAATACACGGGCTTAGAAAAAAAGACCTTGAAAACGGTATCCCATTAAAAAAAGCCATAAAAGAGTTTTTAAAGTTTATAGGAAGTAGACCTCTTGTTGGTTATTACATAGATTTTGATGTAGCAATGATAAACAAATACACAAAAAAGATTATAGGAATACCACTTCCAAACGAAAAAATAGAAGTATCTGGAATGTATTACGATTACAAAATAGGTACAATACCACAAGGATTTGTAGATTTAAGGTTTGATTCAATACTAAAAGACCTAAACATTCCATCTTTTGGAAAACACGACGCTTTAAACGATGCAATAATGACTGGACTAATTTTCCTAAAATTAAATTCAAAAAATTAG